In a genomic window of Labeo rohita strain BAU-BD-2019 chromosome 20, IGBB_LRoh.1.0, whole genome shotgun sequence:
- the fut8b gene encoding LOW QUALITY PROTEIN: alpha-(1,6)-fucosyltransferase (The sequence of the model RefSeq protein was modified relative to this genomic sequence to represent the inferred CDS: deleted 1 base in 1 codon), translating into MRPWAGSWRWIALVLLAWGTLLFYIGGHLVRDNEHAPRSSRELAKILTKLERLKQQNEDLRRMAQSLRIPEGQSDGPVSSGRLRSLEEQLSRAKQKIHSFQRLSGDVGPGREQEELRRKVENGVKELWYFIRSEIQKLSHVDPSDRQKHSEVLLQDLGHQQRTIMTDLHDLSQADGAGDWREKEARDLSNLVQNRISYLQNPQDCSKARKLVCNINKGCGYGCQLHHVVYCFMIAYGTQRVLILESHNWRYAPKGWETVFRPVSDTCTDRSGATTGHWSGEAHDRDVQVVELPIVDSLHPRPPYLPLAIPEDLAPRLQRLHGDPSVWWVSQFVKYLVRPQAWLEKEIQETCVKLGFKHPIIGVHVRRTDKVGTEAAFHPIEEYMVHVEEQFQYMAQRGHVDKKRVYLATDDPSLLQEAKTKYSDYEFISDNSISWSASLHNRYTENSLRGVILDIHFLSQTDFLVCTFSSQVCRVAYEIMQTLHPDASAFFRSLDDIYYFGGQNAHNQIAIYPHQARTAEDIPLEPGDVIGVAGNHWDGYSKGVNRKLGRTGLYPSYKVKEKIETVKYPTYPEADKLLSL; encoded by the exons ATGCGTCCATGGGCGGGCTCCTGGCGCTGGATAGCGCTGGTCCTGCTGGCCTGGGGGACGTTGCTCTTCTATATCGGGGGACATCTGGTGAGAGACAACGAACATGCGCCACGCTCCAGCCGTGAGCTGGCGAAGATCCTCACCAAGTTGGAGCGACTGAAACAGCAGAATGAAGACCTGCGGCGCATGGCTCAGTCACTACG GATTCCGGAAGGACAGTCGGATGGGCCGGTATCATCAGGAAGACTGCGCTCTCTCGAGGAACAGCTAAGCCGAGCCAAACAGAAGATCCACAGTTTTCAGAGATTATCTGGAGATG TTGGTCCGGGTCGAGAACAGGAGGAACTGCGGAGGAAAGTGGAGAACGGAGTGAAAGAGCTATGGTATTTTATTCGCAGCGAGATACAGAAACTGAGTCACGTCGACCCGTCGGACAGACAGAAACACTCTGAGGTGCTGCTGCAGGACCTCGGTCATCAACAGAG GACCATCATGACAGACCTGCACGATCTCAGTCAGGCAGACGGAGCAGGAGACTGGAGAGAGAAGGAGGCCAGAGATCTCTCCAACCTGGTGCAGAATAGGATCTCCTACCTGCAG AACCCGCAGGACTGCAGTAAAGCCCGTAAGCTGGTGTGTAACATCAATAAGGGCTGTGGATACGGCTGTCAGCTCCATCACGTGGTTTACTGCTTCATGATCGCTTACGGCACGCAGAGAGTTCTGATCCTCGAGTCCCACAACTGGCGTTACGCTCCTAAAGGCTGGGAGACGGTCTTCCGGCCCGTTAGCGACACCTGTACGGATCGATCCGGAGCCACGACCGGACACTGGTCAG GTGAGGCTCACGACCGGGACGTTCAGGTGGTGGAGTTGCCCATCGTGGATAGTCTTCACCCCAGACCTCCGTACCTCCCGCTCGCTATCCCAGAAGACCTTGCG CCCCGACTGCAGCGTCTCCACGGTGACCCGTCCGTCTGGTGGGTGTCTCAGTTCGTCAAATACCTGGTCCGTCCTCAGGCCTGGCTAGAGAAGGAGATCCAGGAGACCTGTGTCAAACTGGGCTTTAAACACCCCATCATTGG TGTCCATGTCAGGCGGACAGATAAAGTTGGGACGGAGGCTGCATTTCACCCCATAGAGGAGTACATGGTCCATGTGGAGGAACAGTTCCAGTACATGGCTCAACGCGGCCATGTGGATAAAAAACGAGTGTATCTGGCCACCGATGACCCCTCGCTGTTGCAGGAGGCAAAAACCAA gtACTCAGACTATGAGTTCATCAGTGATAACTCCATCTCTTGGTCAGCGAGTTTACATAACCGATACACTGAGAATTCACTCAGAGGCGTCATCCTGGACATCCACTTCCTGTCCCAGACTGACTTCCTGGTTTGCACCTTCTCCTCACAG GTGTGTCGTGTTGCATATGAAATCATGCAGACTCTTCATCCGGACGCTTCGGCTTTCTTCCGCTCTTTGGATGACATCTACTACTTCGGTGGGCAGAACGCACACAACCAAATCGCCATCTACCCGCACCAGGCGCGCACTGCAGAGGACATCCCACTGGAGCCCGGAGACGTCATCGGAGTGGCCGGAAACCACTGGGACGGATACTCGAAAGGGGTCAACCGCAAACTGGGACGCACCGGCCTCTATCCGTCCTATAAAGTCAAAGAGAAGATCGAGACGGTGAAGTACCCCACTTACCCCGAAGCAGACAAGCTACTGAGCTTATAg